From the genome of Colius striatus isolate bColStr4 chromosome 15, bColStr4.1.hap1, whole genome shotgun sequence, one region includes:
- the PODXL2 gene encoding podocalyxin-like protein 2 produces MQPLHRAPALLLLLLAAGTLCLCLASSEEPAVDGLTSTSLLEFAMMSHLEAMNSHEQTSPEATEPDLAPGSLHAAPGSGFASEENEESKILQPPQYFWEDGGELNDSSLDLGPATDYSFPAASQKGLQKGNGTQVKDNWETATVQPPAEFVEPDLHTSFSSTLEEEEGLLPIDHSRGGVESLQTSRSEVTSSEPESQEDSFSILFSTASARPGIVTEAAIGGQEEDSVPPGLDLGSSMGPGILPASSVFSTTVAARSPSISEEPFEVTAGDTWTVGGADLELTVTTMRAELAETTVEAGGEEHSVREEFSEPTVEWEMLEPTVLTEMEETVETPVGTPSPGGSSPDTQTLSGGEQHPTSTVSPWDRADEPVLDPIWNDTESATETVAGERSLSPQAGDARMVMPPTELPWDSAQVICKDWSNLAGKNYIILNMSDNIDCEEFRLERGPQLLALVEDAFARQADGLQDRWLISLSKPNENDKHLLMTLAGEQGVIPTKDVLMALGDVKRSLAEIGIQNYSTTTSCQSHPNQPRSDYGKLFVVLVIIGSICAIIIVLGLIYNCWQRRLPKMKNMSHGEELRFVENGCHDNPTLDVASDSQSEMQEKKPSVNGGNTINGPDSWDVLINKQASEDVDMFEEDTHL; encoded by the exons GGACCTTGTGCCTCTGCCTTGCCTCCTCGGAGGAGCCAGCCGTTGATGGCCTCACGTCAACTTCCCTCCTGGAGTTTGCCATGATGTCGCATCTGGAGGCCATGAATTCCCATGAGCAAACCAGCCCAGAGGCTACAGAGCCTGATCTTGCCCCTGGCTCTCTGCATGCTGCCCCAGGATCAGGCTTTGCCAGCGAGGAGAATGAGGAGTCCAAGATCTTACAGCCCCCGCAGTACTTCTGGGAAGATGGGGGAGAGCTCAACGACTCCAGTCTGGACTTGGGACCGGCAACAG ATTACAGCTTTCCTGCTGCATCTCAGAAGGGTCTGCAAAAAGGGAATGGGACACAGGTGAAGGACAACTGGGAAACAGCCACTGTCCAACCGCCGGCAGAATTTGTTGAGCCTGACTTGCACACTTCCTTCTCTAGCActctggaggaagaggaggggctGCTCCCTATAGACCACTCcagaggaggagtggagagtcTCCAGACCTCCAGGTCAGAGGTTACATCTTCTGAACCAGAAAGCCAAGAAGACTCCTTCTCCATTCTGTTTTCTACAGCCTCTGCCAGGCCAGGTATTGTGACTGAGGCAGCCATAGGAGGGCAAGAGGAAGACTCTGTTCCTCCTGGCTTAGACCTTGGGAGCAGCATGGGACCAGGTATTCTGCCTGCATCCTCTGTTTTTTCTACTACTGTTGCTGCAAGGTCTCCCAGCATTTCAGAAGAGCCCTTTGAGGTTACAGCGGGGGACACGTGGACTGTTGGGGGTGCAGATTTGGAGCTGACTGTGACTACCATGAGAGCAGAGCTTGCAGAGACCACGGTGGAGGCTGGTGGGGAAGAGCATTCGGTCAGAGAGGAGTTTTCAGAGCCCACAGTGGAGTGGGAGATGCTGGAGCCCACGGTACTAACTGAAATGGAGGAGACAGTGGAAACACCTGTGGGGACACCTTCTCCTGGGGGCAGCTCCCCTGACACCCAGACTCTTTCTGGGGGTGAGCAGCACCCCACTTCTACTGTATCTCCGTGGGACAGAGCTGATGAGCCTGTGCTGGATCCCATTTGGAATGACACCGAGTCAGCAACTGAGACTGTGGCAGGAGAGAGGAGCTTGTCACCACAGGCTGGGGATGCCCGCATGGTCATGCCACCAACAGAGCTGCCATGGGACTCAGCACAG GTGATCTGCAAAGACTGGAGCAACCTTGCAGGGAAAAACTACATCATCCTGAATATGTCGGATAACATTGACTGT GAGGAGTTCCGGCTGGAGAGGGGTCCCCAGCTGTTGGCTCTGGTGGAGGATGCCTTCGCCAGGCAGGCGGATGGACTGCAGGACCGCTGGCTGATCTCTCTGAGCAAACCCAATGAGAACGACAAGCACTTGCTAATGACACTGGCAGGGGAACAGG GCGTCATCCCTACTAAAGATGTTCTCATGGCACTGGGAGACGTTAAGAGGAGCTTAGCTGAG aTTGGCATCCAGAACTACTCAACCACCACAAGCTGCCAGTCACACCCCAACCAGCCACGCAGTGATTACGGGAAGCTCTTTGTGGTGCTGGTGATCATCGGCTCCATCTGTGCCATCATCATCGTACTGGGGCTCATATACAACTGCTGGCAGAGACGCCTGCCCAAGATGAAGAACATG TCACACGGTGAGGAGCTGCGCTTCGTTGAGAATGGCTGCCATGACAACCCCACCTTGGATGTGGCCAGTGACAGCCAGTCAGAAATGCAGGAGAAGAAGCCAAGTGTGAATGGTGGAAACACCATCAATGGCCCTGACAGCTGGGATGTCCTGATCAATAAGCAGGCGAGCGAGGATGTGGATATGTTTGAGGAAGACACGCATCTCTAG